Sequence from the Rhea pennata isolate bPtePen1 chromosome 16, bPtePen1.pri, whole genome shotgun sequence genome:
CAATCTGGAATCTGTTAGTCACAACAGGCCAGGAAGTTAAATATGACTTGGTAAGTTGTTATAAACTGGTTTTGTAAAGCTTAAAAGTGAATTATAAATTGGTCGGAGATGCTAAAATTGTgtgaattttgtgtgtgttgttcTAGTTGGTTAGTAACGCAATCCAGTTTCTGGCCTCCGTTTGTGAGAGACCACATTATAAGCATCTGTTTGAAGACCAGAATACATTGACAAGCATCTGTGAAAAGGTTATTGTTCCCAATATGGAATTtagaggtatttatttatttattggatTAAGCTTTCAAAGATGCAGTAAAAGATGACTGATCATAATGATACATTACAGGTTACAGGTCTAAGTATGGAGGATTATGTCCTGTGTACTTTAGTACTAGATTCATAACCAAGTTTCTACAAGATTCCTGTCCTTCAGACTTTGTAGAATTACTGTATGTCTGatcattttttttgccttactGTGATGTCAAATTGAAATGCATGAAAAGTCTAGGTCATGTGCTGAGTACCACCAGTAACTTTTCATGCTTAATGTGAGTACCAGAATAATTCAGGGAATCTAGGTATGGATATCAGCCCTGCTCAATTGTGATACTTACTCCTCCTTGttttgaaaacttcattttgatCCTGGTGCCTAAAATGCAGTGAAGGTGTATTGCAAcgataaaaagcttttttaagtTTGACTCTGGAAGCATTTAGTATTGAATGCGTGTTTGTTtgtgggtgggtttttttccttttcctttttctttccagaaatgcaTCAGATCatgaatgtaaaagaaaatgtaatttgagGCAGCAAGCTAAATATGCTACTCTGGGTAGTTCTGTAGTTCtgatttatttctattaatGTTACAGAAAGCTATTCGGAAAAAATACCAAATTGATAAAGACGATGCTGCTTTTTATCATCAAAAAGAGAGGTCTTGGTGTTTAATCGCccacatattttatattttcagcgGCTGATGAAGAAGCATTTGAAGATAATTCTGAAGAATATATAAGAAGGGATTTGGAAGGATCTGGTAATCTGCAGATTTATACTAAGAATACTTGGTCTTAAAATATAGCTCTAGAGAACTGAAGCAATTTTCTGAGGCTCTCAACTTTTTTAATTGGGAACATGTTTTTCTCGCAAGAAATTTTATCCAAATTTTGATCACATTTTATGTCATGACCTGCCCTTCTGgtgactttttgttttgaacagtGTTTCTATAGATTCTTAACAGGTCGTGTCTTCTGTACTGCACTGTCATTTCAGCAAATGTAGCCTGTAAGTCATTGCTGAATACTGGCCACTGTTCTGTATTTAGTTCCAGTATGtacaattttaaataacataGATAACTTTATACTTGAATATAGCAGCCGATggtgttttaattaaaactttgcCCAGTTTTGCATGCGGATCTGTAGTCAAGCCGGGTGGATACCAGCCAGCCTTTATGTGCTGACCCAGTGTTCAAACTGATACAGTAACCTTTCTGAGAACACAGAGCTACTTGATTTTCAGATTGTAGTGGTCTAATATTCAGTCAGACTGGAGCATAAATGAACCAGGTCTAAATCTCTGTGGTGTTCTGTATGTGGTATTCTGTGCCAGAGTGGATTACTGGCACTTTGTAGTAGGTTTAAGAAATTACTGTACGCTTGCAGCAGAAGACAAAATTAGAGTTTTGTCTTCTGCTGAGTTTTTCAAGCAAACATTTTATGATATTCATCCAGAACTGGCTGCATTTTAGGTGTATGTAAAGCTTTCATTTGTCAACTACTTCTACTTTTAAGATAACTTAAGCAAGAAGTACTTTATGTGTACTTCTGAGACTATTCTAGAAAGGAACTCTATTGCAATTTAATTCAGTTGCTTTACTTTCCTATGTCCTTTCTGTTCATATCATATTCAAGGCCCAattagactttatttttttctcttgaaacaaGATGTTTTTTCAGATCTTATGAAACAGGTAGTCAAATGTATTCCCCTGAATGCTTATCGAAACTTGCTTTACAGGACAGGAAAACCTGTGTATACACAAGCAGTACTGGGAGATGTCCATTCCTCTTGTGCAAAAGAGTGAATAAAATACACTTCTCTAGTCTCAATTATGacagtaaataaaatgctgttctCACACATCAGTGTGGAGAATTGCAGTCATTAGCAGAAGATGGGGATGTGACGCAGAGGagtttgtattttcatatttaaagaaTCTTTGGTTCTCGTGCAGATATTGACACCAGGCGCAGAGCAGCTTGTGATCTAGTCAGAGGTTTGTGCAAGTTTTTTGAAGGGCCTGTGACAGGGATCTTCTCTGGATATGTTAATTCTATGCTGCAGGAATATGCAAAGAATCCATCTGTTAACTGGAAGCACAAAGATGCAGCTATTTACCTCGTCACATCTTTGGCATCCAAAGCTCAAACTCAGAAGGTACTTCTACGTTCTCTTTGTTTTAAGCCACATAACATTCACATATTACGGCATGTATGAGGATTGATACAATTCACTTTATGCTTCTTCAAAATGGGAAGAgttttatttgcagtattttaacaCTGATGAGATTAAAAGCTATCTTTATAATGTGGACATGGTTTAATATGCCATCAAATCTCCATTAACTATGAGTTACCTGATATTCACATGGATTGGCCAAAGTCAGCCACTATGTGTGGCTATTTAGCAGGGTCTGTTAGCATGAATGTGGCAGCCCCATAAATAGAATTGGCTTGGGTCTAGGACCTCTGTGCTCTTACATTGTACTGAGCCAGAGTTGTAAGCTCTGGAAGGCCAAATGAAGCTATGCAGGAGGAGATCAGAAGTGTTGAGAAGGAGAGACTAGAGGGAATTCAAATGACCTTCTTAATTCTTCGTATTATATTCCCCAGCATTTCCTGTTCCCTGAATGCTTATTATCTTGAAAATAACATGTGAACCCTGCAGTTGGGCTTGAAATGAGTCTTATTTGTTCAGGGGGAAGCAAATAATAGTGGATATATTGGAAACATACCTGAGCCAGACTGTATTTGGGAGCAGTAACCTTGTACCAGTTGCCCATCATCCTACAGAACAGAATTTAGTATACTAATATGTTAAGTACATTGTAGTTCTTATGTCTGTGGCTTTACAAGGCAGATTTGAGGCAAGTACAGTGAAATATATTATAAAAGCTTCTTTACTCAGTTTTGCTAAAAATTCTCAATCTCTTCCTGTAGCTTTGATGCTTGAATTCTGAACTTCTGCACAGGAGATGATAATAATCTCGATGCATAATATGAGGCACAATCTTCTAGCAATTAGCAATCTGCGAAGATATGCATCTTACCCTTTCTATGCTCTTTAGTGGCAAATATAGGATAATAACacttaaaacacaaatacacacatgcaaatCTGTTGTTCTGTAGGTattacttgcatttttaatcTTAGAAAATTGAAGCAGTGATTATTATTAGCTGTTCAAATTTAGAATTCAAATAATCCtaaacttttgctttttaaaaagtctatcATAATGAAAGTATCAAGTTATTAAGCGTCTAATGTTTTCTCTCTAATATTTTGATTCATTATTATTGATGATCTGTGTTATTGTTTCTCAACTCAAGGCTAACAAATTTGAATGTCAGTACTGCCCAATTTTAAGTTGTAACactaaaaacagcaaaaaaaaaataattagggTTCTCTGCTTGAGTTGATTGAAATTGCATCTCTGCAATGTGCTATAGATTCCgtttattaaaaacacatgAGAAAAACAGCTAAATGACATCTATaataaagcctttttctttttttttagcatggaATAACACAAGCCAATGAACTTGTTAATCTGACAGAATTCTTTGTGAATCACATTCAGCCTGACTTAAAGTCTGCTAATGGTAGGTTCAATGCtaattttcatacagaaaatttTGTAACGTGCTAAAACCTTGACACTGGCTGTTCCTCTGAAGGCTCAAATACAAATTGAAATTGCCTCATGTCAGCATTATCTGAGGCAGAAGACGGTATACAGACTGTTAACAGGTGTCACATGAAAAGTAATTCAGATTAGTTTGGCTTGCAATGAATAAGCTTTTAAACAAAGGTGAATTACCTCATGCCATCTTCAAGATAAGAGCTCAAGACAGCTCACATGGTTGCTATCAGCTGACATGCTTAAACTTGTTGAATCAAAGTaatttgatttctgtatttgtatacAGCAAACTTCTATGCTAAACAAAACTCAGAAGTTAAAACACTGAAAGCTAGGCTGTAGTCTGTATCAGCCCTTGATGATGAGATTACAGATTTATAGATTTAAGCCACAGACTGAGTGATTATTTTATACTTCAGCAATTATGTAGCAAAATCTGGAGGGCAATGGGTGGTCTGGGAATAGTAATTGGAGGCTGTTAAAGCTAAAAGAGGAAGCTTTACATGAAAGAGTTGGACTGTTCATTTAATGATGTCGCGGTTTGATTTCCATGTAAAACTGATATTGTATCTAAAAGTGTATATATGATAATGCAGAAACTAAGCAGTATGGAAATACATTGCGTGTTTGTTgtcttccatttaaaaaaaaaagtttgtcatGTCTGTGCGCAGTATTACGTCAGTAATCAAAAATACCGggacttaaatatttttcttttgcagtgaaTGAATTCCCTGTTCTAAAAGCTGATGGTATCAAATATATCATGATTTTTAGAAACCAAGTAAGTTTTTCCTTCATTcatgtggaaaaatatttgtagtttaTCACTTCATACTTGCTAAGCCTGCTTAACTAATTTAAGATACTTGATGATACTCAACAGCTTTATATAACATTCTATGCTgaatttttagttttgaaagTAAGTGATACTGGTGTAAGTAGCTAATTAATAAACAGTATGTGCTGTCCATATCCTGTTGGAACACTGAACTTAGCATATTTACTCTAGTGGAATACAGGTTTTTCCAAGTGAGTTCAGTCTAAATTCAGCTAATTGCTTGTATCATGATAGCAGTTGTTAGGGCTAGTACAGCAAATTTGTTCTCTGTtaccttttctgatttgtgagatgcagccagagtattttttttaaattattattattaaactttattacttttattcgcctcttcaaaatatttgtgtgtttattaaaaaaaaaaaaaagagataattttTAATTGCCACTTAAGACagagtggaaaaataaatcttcttcAGGAATATATGCAGCTACTGTCAGATGTAACAGTCGAGGGTAAATGTATAGGAAATGACAGAAGTCTGTACCTCTTGGTTTACAATGTGTGATTTACCAATTGGAGAAGACTTCCAGGGTTTCTTCCTTTACCAAGCTTTCAATTTATAGCTGAGCTTGGAGCTGATAGGTGTTGAaccatctgtatttttatgtaacaTTTATATAATCTGTTGCTATATTTTTGTAGGTACCTAAAGAACAACTGTTGGTATCTATTCCTCTTTTAATCAATCATCTTCAAGCAGAAAGTATTGTGGTCCATACTTATGCAGCCCATGCTCTTGAAAGGCTATTTACCATGAGGGGGACTAGTAATACTACCCTGTAAGttttcacacaaaaataaattcattgcTAAATAGCTTTTGTCCATTAAAGATGAAATATCTATAGAgatcttttatttctctgtattacAGTATTGTAAAATGCTTGAAACTTGTGAATATGTTTCATCATTAAGGAGTTGTGTTTTACTTACAGCattacagctgcagaaatgatACCTTTTGTAGAAGTGCTGTTAACAAACCTTTTTAAAGCACTGACACTTCCTGGCTCGTCTGAAAATGAATACATTATGAAAGGTGAATGCTTTGAGTCCTTACCTATAAGTGTAACTTGGTTAACTTTAGATAAAGGCTCAGCTTCTTATTTAGTAGCTTACGTAGGTTATATATGTTAGCTTATTTATAATGATAGGCTaccaaaattttaatttgaaaaaccTGATTTATGCTGACCTGTTAAAATGGTATGCACAGTCTGCAGTTTTTTACTAGGCTGTGTTAAGTCATCTTTGACAAAATCTGTGGAACctaagaaaaacactgaacatATAATTGTGTGTGACAAATTAGTTCTCAGATGGTAGTCTTTGTAATCAGGGTAGCTACCTAAGCAGTATCAGTAGCAGATCTGAATGACATATTGCTAATAGTGTGCCAAGATTTGAGACTTTGCCAAAACCCTCTTTTACTTTGGGCAAGTTGCTTAATTTTTCTATGCTTCATCTATAGAACGAGGATAGCAAAGCTTTGCTTCATCCTTTGTAGTTGTAGATCTGCACCTTGCAGCAGGTGCTCTTTCTTACGTAGTTCCTTGATCTGATTTAATAGTAAAAGAGTAAGGATTTAGGCATAAAACAGAAGCGCATGTTCATCTCAAAAAGATAatactttcactttttttgcagCTATCATGAGAAGTTTTTCTCTGCTACAGGAATCCATAATTCCTTATATCCCTTCTGTCATCACGCAACTTACACAGAAACTGCTGGCTGTCAGTAAGGTAAAGAAAAGGTTATCCGAGCAGAAGAGTTCCATTTCTTATCTGagcaatctttttaaaaatttaaacatgctacatttatattttgttgaaatattACTAGTTGTTCAGTACTTCTCacttaaaataagcagaagcatcctttctgtcttgctttcaaGATGCACTTTCAAAtcattcttttctgctttcctctgaaatttcaaaactaTGTGTGAAGTCTTTTTATAATAATAGTTTTTACAGGTATAAATCTTGCTCTATGCAGAGGGTAGCAttacaataatttaaatttctCAAAGCTACTTTATTCTTTGACCAAGAAACTTCTCAGGCTAATGGCAAACTTAAACTCTGAAGTGTAGGCTTAGATTGACAAAATTACCCTTCTACTTTTGGTGGGCAAAATTCTCTCAATCTTAATTTGTTCAAGCTGAGCTAATGTTCTTGAACACTGACTTCAGAGGATGCTTCAGGATATCTTCATCAACTATCCAGAAAACCTTTTTTGCATATAGTTTAAACTTACCTGCAAAGTATAAAAATTACATAATAAACAACTGAATAGACATTTTACAtggctgaaaaatgttttcttggttttgttttctgatagtGTAACTACTTGTTTAGTGTATTTgattctgaaaatctttttgttttttttagaaatacatatttaaaaacatcttttttatatttaacagattttcatttattttttgtatctATGGAATTCATTTCAGTAGCATATTAATATAGCAAAGTGTCCTTATTCCTCGTCTCTCCTTTAGACTtcagttgaaataaaaaattatatcATGCTAAATAAATGATATAGCTACAAGCTTGGGTTGATTTATTTGTTCATAACTTGTTTGTAGAATCCAAGCAAGCCTCACTTTAACCATTACATGTTTGAATCAATATGCTTGTCGATAAGGATAACGTGCAAAGCAAACCCTGATGCAGTCGGAAGCTTTGAAGAGGCTTTGTTTTTGGTGTTCACTGAGATACTACAAAATGATGTACAAggtaaaataaaagtagtacGTTCTTGTGTTCTATCCCTGCTATAACGGCTTGCCTTGGTTAACCtcatggcatttttttcagtaacacagGAAAAACCCAAGTGAAAGTGCAGTGTGTTCAAAGTCCAGATAAACTTTTTTAGGAAACAATTGAGTTTGGTTTGTGTGCCATAGGGCACACTCACTtgatgaatttattttcaaaataaactctattttaaaagtatttaacGGTCACTACTCAATCTTCATatgattttcttatttgtattgCCTTGTTTGTAATGCTTTACTGTCCATGTTATATTCTGAAACGTTCACAAATAGTAGTAGAAACTGATTATATGGCGTGCTTTCATATGTTTAGGATAATTAAATTTGAGATGCAGTGTACTTTTCCCAAGGTTTTATTTGTTGGAATCTTTCTGTTAATATATTGGATTTGGGGGTTCAGTCCAAAGATATGTGGCTGTTACAAATTCACAGTGACCATTCTTGCTGAATTTTTTCCACTGTATTCTGTCACTGTATCTTTTCTAGAGTTCATTCCATATGTGTTTCAAGTGATGTCTCTACTTCTGGAAATGCATAAAAACGAAATTCCATCATCCTATATGGCGTTGTTTCCTCATCTACTTCAGCCAGTATTATGGGAAAGGACAGGAAACATTCCTCCCTTGGTCCGACTCCTGCAGGCTTACTTAGAGCGAGGTGCCAATACAAtagcaagtgctgctgctgatAAAATTGTAAGCTGGATTGATTTAGTAGGAATGTATGTCTCTAGACATGTTGATTTAAGATTAAATGCGGGGGgcactttttcttttagtggATAGCTGAATTTGTGCAGAGattgtgcatgtgtttttatATTAATGGATCCTTACATAGAAGGACAAAGAATAGCCTGAATTCAGGCTTTTTGAATGATTTTCCATTATGACATcctgactttttatttttaaggcagttttcctgctttatttGCCTCACCTGGAACATGAGGCATCAGGAAAACTCAGAGGTTGCTTTCAGAACAatgaaggagaaggagcaaAGATGTTGGGAGATTTGAGAGTTAGTAAATTCAGTGAGAGAATTGTTCTGTGTACTTACCTTCTGTCATTTCTGCTGCATGATCTGCTCTAGTCAGAGGTGATCAGATGTGCATGTGTTCATGTAGTCAAGGTTAGTCTTAATGCTTAAAGGGAATATCACTTGGTCTCATTAGAAATCTATCTCATTGTCCTTAACTGCAGAAATTAAACCTGTGTAGGATTATGAAAGCTTTTGCTTTGGTATGTGTTTTAGATCACAGGGGCAAGTTTCTGGTAGATCACATAAAAAGAACtgtagtatatatttttatatttgctttcttaCAGCCTGGATTATTAGGTGTGTTCCAGAAGCTGATTGCCTCTAAAGCTAATGACCATCAAGGATTCTATCTTCTAAACAGCATTATAGAGCATATGCCTCCGTGAGTATGAGTTGAAACTATGTTCAAAACTAATTTCTGTAGTTGTCAATAGCTGGTGTGTTTGTACACTCCATATTTAGTgtttaacaatttaaaaattcacatttgtCAGTAAAATATATGAACTATTCTATACgtgttttctgtaaaacagcatAACGAAATGCTATTATGACTTgattattgttttaaatttctagTGAATCAGTTGACCAATACAGGAAACAGATCTTCATTCTACTATTCCAAAGACTTCAAAAttccaaaacaacaaaatttattaaaagtaaGTTCCTTGCTATATGAAAAATGTCATGTGCTGCTAATGCTAACTGCTTAGAATGTGCAACAGTACTGAATAAGTATTATGTCGTGTCCTGTGACTATGCAAATAAACACAGAATAGTCACATTAGTGACTTGCTTCGGATTATTTGTATAATAATGTTGCATACAGGGGATTTGTCACAGCAGTTCATAGTTAATTCAGCAGAACTTAGAGTGGAACTaatatgagggaaaaaaattctgtattcCTCTCCATTTTCATACTCTAGAAAAGGCATCACTAATTATCTAGAAGTCTCCTTTTCATCTCTAATACCAGCAAACTTCCATTCTCAGACGAAATAATATTGACCTCACTTgccttttttatataaaattgttGTGGTGTTCAATTTTCCATGATTTGCATATCATTCTTCCTAATATAGCTGAAGTTATTGAAAAGATTTTGCAttaaacaagtaaaaatatgtgacaaattactgaaatatgttttctagTTATTCCTCCTGTAATTTGGAGAATATCATCACACTGattaaattttcttaattttactgCCACACAAATTATACAACATCCTTTTTAATCCTGTAAAACCTGGTTAAAGCCTTCTACCGATGGCAAGAACGATATGATTGCTTTTAATGCTCATCTTCAAACTAAAATTAAGTGGCACTCTTAATGCATCAGACCCATTCTGTATTACAAAGGCCACTTAAAGCAGTTTACAACTAATCTGAAAAGCTGCATTGTATTAAAGAGTTTCCAATTAAAACCATTCAAGAAAACTCATAGCTCATGATCCAAGAAGTTTGGTGAGAGTTTTCCTAACGCTTTATGATTGCTATGATGGAAAATGGATTGAGTCTTGTTTTAGTGGTTCTATGgctgtgtttaaatatttctagtaATTGTAGGACATGAAAAGATCAGTAATTTTTTTAGACAAACTTCAGAAAGTCCAGGCAACAAGTTAATGTAGTCAATACGCTTCATTAATACTTGACACTTACTTGGAATGCCATTGCTAACCCAGTCAATAACTCTATAATAATGTATTCTGCTGCTGACTCTAGATTTAGTCTTCTGTTTGCCTGTTGATTTTAATTTGACCTTCTTTTTGTTACAGGTTTCCTAGTCTTCATTAACTTATACTGCATAAAATATGGGGCATTAGCTCTTCAAGAAATATTTGACAGCATACAACCAAAGttagtatgatttttttattcaagACTACCATGTaatctttgtcttttaaagTTGGAAATTGttggctcttttttttaactacaatGGAAAAGTGTATTTGTTGTAATTTGATAAGACAAACCCAATTTGACTTGCCAAACTGGTTTCATTCTACTGTAGAGACAGGTTAATTTCTGTgtagcaatttttcttttttctgacttGATGCCCACAGTTCTTTTGTGATAATTCAAGACATTAATCACCTGAGCAGATTATAAAAAGCTACAAGTGGTGTTTTTGTCTTCTCCCTTTGTAAAAAGTTTGTGCTGTCAAATTTCTAGCAGGAGTGTGTTGTAACAGGGCAGCATCATTAGTTACCAGTTAATAGATTTTTTgaaggtttttatttgtttgtttttccctagtAACTCacattgctgttatttttgtcACTGGAAGGCTGATAAACTCACTGTctaatactttttgttttaccATGATAATAGGATGTTTGGAATGGTtttggagaaaataataattcctgaaatacagaaagtatCTGGAcaagttgaaaagaaaatctgtgctgttggtattacaaaaatattgacGGAATGTCCTCCTATGATGGACACAGAATATACAAAGCTGTGGTATGTAGAACACTTTGTTGAAAGTTTTTAAGTGAAACCAtttgatttataaaaatgtgGACTACTTATCAAAATATATTCTCCAGAAATCactgttttgatttcttcagaCCTGCTGTTTGTTAGGAAGTTGAATTTCAGGCTTCTCATACCACTTTTTCTTAGAGCAAATAAAGCTTACTTTCAAAGCAGATGCCAAACTGGTTTGAGAATTCTATGATGCACTGACCTAGCATAGGTGGCCctgcatttaagaaaaaatattaactaggattaaaaaaataaaaataaaaaagatggaGTTAGAGCAAAGGAATAAtctagaagaaaatgctttttttttaggcaTGTTAAGAGAATTCAGCCTGATCAAAAATAGGTTTTTGTAATGCATTTAATAAGAGCATCTCCCTTATGCCTGTAAAATAACCATATCCGTAATACGTATACAAATCCCACAACTCCTTAAGCCTAACACAGATAGGGTGCTATAAGCTTTCAGCAGCTGAGCTAACACATGCAAGAGCTAAATTATAAAGGGTTCTGGATAATTTGGACATTCTTATAAAATGCTCTGTTCTAACACATTAAGCATTCTTTATCCTCCCTGTTTCACCTGTAGGACTCCTTTGCTGCAGGCCCTAATTGGCCTTTTTGAACTGCCTGAGGATGACACTATCCCTGATGAAGAACACTTTATTGATATAGAAGATACTGCAGGATATCAGACTGCATTCTCTCAGCTAGCCTTTGctgggaaaaaagaacatgatCCTGTAGGTCAAATGGTGAACAATCCTAGAATCCATCTGGCACAGTCTCTTCACAAACTGTCTACTGCGTGCCCAGGCAGAGTAAGTGACTTTCAGATAAGGTATGCTCATCTCAAATtctacagagaagaaattctcaTTTGACAATGGACCTCTTTTGCTAAAGTTTGATAATCAGCAAAAATAGAGTACGTCATAATCGGAATGCTAGGAATTGCTCTCTTTTATTCTATAATTGAATATagcttttgtaattttttttttcctgctaatcTAAGGCCCGTTATTTTCGCATTATTTCACATAGTGATAATCTTAAACATACCATTTCTTAAACTAAAACTTACCCATTCAGGAGATAcatagttttgatttttctccagttcaattttatttttcaggtaacTTCTGGTAATTCATGTTACgtgaaacaaattaaatttacaGTTAGTTATTTTAACCCGTACCATATTTGTTTTCAAGTTATTGGTAAGTAAAGATTGCTTGAAGGATCCGATGCTTGCTGCATCCCAACATCTGCTTTAATAACTGAAGGCTTGCTATATTCCTTCATATTTGATTCAGGTAAGAAGTAAGTAAAGCTGCTATGAGTATTTCATTTGCAAGATACAGCATGGGATAAGGCATGGTGGTGTCAGCATCAGGAACTGTAATTccagcagctgctttcacagtgAAAAACTGCTGCTGTCAGGATGTAATTTGACTTTGTACCTTATGTTGACACAGTGATTAACAGTCTATAGTGGTAGTTTAATGTATACACACATTGACACTTCTGCTCTCGTGTATTTTAAGGTTCCATCAATGCTGAGTACTAGTCTGAATGCAGAAGCGTTGCAGTATCTTCAAGGATACCTCCAAGCTGCAAGTGTGACACTGCTAtgaattacatttattttacgAGCAAGatcaaaagctgttttgctaTACAGAAGGTTGACACTGACTTTTTTTATAGCAGAGCTCAGACAAAGTGAAAAATGCTACTTGAAAATGTATTGCAGAATCCATCTTGTAAAAGATAAATGTTGCTTTaagcagaaactgaaagaaTTAGGTGGTTCATGTAATCATAGATAAAAGGTGGCTAACTTCCATTCCCAGTTTAATTTCAAAGGGAATAGTCGTAGCAGTTTATTACAGGATTTATTTGAATTCTGTGCCTGCAGTGTTTGgataacattttgaaatgtatggAGAGAGCACTGGCTGTAGAAACTCACTTTTGGTcactaaaatttcttttcattttgatgttgtcctttgtatttcttttgtctttctttaaacTTATCTAAATTGTGAATAAATAAGAAGTACTTGTTTAAAATGCCTGTCACTGTGCGCTTACTGttggtttagaaaaaaagaaaaatcatgtgtTAAACTTAAGATAGAATATACAATAGTGGGACTGTGCggatttttctttaagtgttaGTTTAAATGCACTGTAGCATCATACAGCAAATGTAAAACTTTGGCAGAAAATCCAAAGCAATTATCACCCTTCTGATATTCATCAACAGGTGGCAGTAAGCTGCTGAAAACACCCCTTCTCTTTGGACAATGCATGTCAGTATAAGGTGC
This genomic interval carries:
- the CSE1L gene encoding exportin-2 isoform X1, with protein sequence MELSDANLQTLTEYLKKTLDPDPAIRRPAEKFLESVEGSQNYPLLLLTLLEKSQENVIKVCASVTFKNYIKRNWRIIEDEPNKICESDRLAIKANIVPLMLSSPEQIQKQLSDAISIIGREDFPQKWPDLLTEMVNRFQSGDFHVINGVLRTAHSLFKRYRHEFKSNELWTEIKLVLDAFALPLTNLFKATIELCSTHASDASALKVLFSSLILIAKLFYSLNFQDLPEFFEDNMETWMTNFHSLLTLDNKLLQTDDEEEAGLLELLKSQICDNAALYAQKYDEEFQPYLPRFVTAIWNLLVTTGQEVKYDLLVSNAIQFLASVCERPHYKHLFEDQNTLTSICEKVIVPNMEFRAADEEAFEDNSEEYIRRDLEGSDIDTRRRAACDLVRGLCKFFEGPVTGIFSGYVNSMLQEYAKNPSVNWKHKDAAIYLVTSLASKAQTQKHGITQANELVNLTEFFVNHIQPDLKSANVNEFPVLKADGIKYIMIFRNQVPKEQLLVSIPLLINHLQAESIVVHTYAAHALERLFTMRGTSNTTLITAAEMIPFVEVLLTNLFKALTLPGSSENEYIMKAIMRSFSLLQESIIPYIPSVITQLTQKLLAVSKNPSKPHFNHYMFESICLSIRITCKANPDAVGSFEEALFLVFTEILQNDVQEFIPYVFQVMSLLLEMHKNEIPSSYMALFPHLLQPVLWERTGNIPPLVRLLQAYLERGANTIASAAADKIPGLLGVFQKLIASKANDHQGFYLLNSIIEHMPPESVDQYRKQIFILLFQRLQNSKTTKFIKSFLVFINLYCIKYGALALQEIFDSIQPKMFGMVLEKIIIPEIQKVSGQVEKKICAVGITKILTECPPMMDTEYTKLWTPLLQALIGLFELPEDDTIPDEEHFIDIEDTAGYQTAFSQLAFAGKKEHDPVGQMVNNPRIHLAQSLHKLSTACPGRVPSMLSTSLNAEALQYLQGYLQAASVTLL
- the CSE1L gene encoding exportin-2 isoform X2, giving the protein MELSDANLQTLTEYLKKTLDPDPAIRRPAEKFLESVEGSQNYPLLLLTLLEKSQENVIKVCASVTFKNYIKRNWRIIEDEPNKICESDRLAIKANIVPLMLSSPEQIQKQLSDAISIIGREDFPQKWPDLLTEMVNRFQSGDFHVINGVLRTAHSLFKRYRHEFKSNELWTEIKLVLDAFALPLTNLFKATIELCSTHASDASALKVLFSSLILIAKLFYSLNFQDLPEFFEDNMETWMTNFHSLLTLDNKLLQTDDEEEAGLLELLKSQICDNAALYAQKYDEEFQPYLPRFVTAIWNLLVTTGQEVKYDLLVSNAIQFLASVCERPHYKHLFEDQNTLTSICEKVIVPNMEFRAADEEAFEDNSEEYIRRDLEGSDIDTRRRAACDLVRGLCKFFEGPVTGIFSGYVNSMLQEYAKNPSVNWKHKDAAIYLVTSLASKAQTQKHGITQANELVNLTEFFVNHIQPDLKSANVNEFPVLKADGIKYIMIFRNQVPKEQLLVSIPLLINHLQAESIVVHTYAAHALERLFTMRGTSNTTLITAAEMIPFVEVLLTNLFKALTLPGSSENEYIMKAIMRSFSLLQESIIPYIPSVITQLTQKLLAVSKNPSKPHFNHYMFESICLSIRITCKANPDAVGSFEEALFLVFTEILQNDVQEFIPYVFQVMSLLLEMHKNEIPSSYMALFPHLLQPVLWERTGNIPPLVRLLQAYLERGANTIASAAADKIPGLLGVFQKLIASKANDHQGFYLLNSIIEHMPPESVDQYRKQIFILLFQRLQNSKTTKFIKSFLVFINLYCIKYGALALQEIFDSIQPKMFGMVLEKIIIPEIQKVSGQVEKKICAVGITKILTECPPMMDTEYTKLWTPLLQALIGLFELPEDDTIPDEEHFIDIEDTAGYQTAFSQLAFAGKKEHDPVGQMVNNPRIHLAQSLHKLSTACPGRVSDFQIRFHQC